In the genome of Dehalococcoidales bacterium, one region contains:
- a CDS encoding CoB--CoM heterodisulfide reductase iron-sulfur subunit B family protein produces the protein MKSYTYFPGCSSEATAVGLDISTRAIAEALGIELKELEDWNCCGSTPYGSLDELEAIAVAARNLALAEKTKLDLVTPCSSCFVTLNKARVHMMKPEVKSKVNQALATAGLEYNGSVKVRLLIEVLMSDMTTQKIAAKVVKPLSGLKVAPYSGCQEVRPRFGFDDPENPIALDEIVEAVGAIAVPYASKCKCCGGSAVISEQDLCLQLMYDLFKNAVESGAECMITPCPLCQMNLDAYQAKVNSKFNTNFNLPVLFVTQLIGLALGLKEDKLGLNKNIVKPNKILAKYL, from the coding sequence ATGAAAAGCTACACTTATTTCCCCGGCTGTTCATCGGAAGCTACTGCGGTTGGGTTGGATATTTCAACTCGAGCAATTGCGGAGGCCTTGGGTATTGAGTTAAAGGAACTGGAAGATTGGAACTGTTGCGGTTCAACCCCTTACGGTTCGCTGGATGAACTTGAAGCAATTGCCGTCGCAGCTCGTAATCTTGCGCTGGCCGAGAAAACAAAACTTGACCTTGTCACCCCATGCAGTTCTTGTTTTGTAACCCTTAACAAAGCCAGAGTGCATATGATGAAGCCTGAGGTAAAATCAAAGGTCAATCAGGCCTTGGCGACGGCCGGTCTCGAATATAACGGCTCTGTTAAAGTCAGGTTATTGATTGAAGTCTTAATGTCCGATATGACAACGCAGAAAATAGCTGCCAAAGTTGTAAAACCCCTAAGCGGATTAAAAGTTGCTCCTTATTCCGGGTGCCAGGAAGTGCGACCGCGTTTTGGTTTTGACGATCCGGAAAATCCTATTGCGTTGGATGAAATTGTTGAGGCTGTCGGAGCGATAGCTGTCCCTTACGCCTCCAAATGTAAATGTTGCGGCGGTTCGGCTGTTATATCGGAGCAGGATCTTTGTCTCCAACTGATGTACGATCTGTTTAAAAACGCCGTCGAAAGTGGGGCGGAGTGTATGATTACCCCTTGTCCTCTTTGTCAAATGAACCTCGATGCCTATCAAGCCAAAGTAAACAGCAAATTCAATACTAATTTTAATTTGCCGGTATTGTTTGTTACACAGCTTATCGGTCTTGCGCTCGGGTTAAAAGAAGACAAACTGGGCTTAAATAAAAATATCGTCAAACCGAATAAAATCCTGGCCAAATATCTGTAA
- a CDS encoding 4Fe-4S dicluster domain-containing protein yields the protein MEKTLAKDFASEVSQVPGGEGVYMCMQCGTCTASCPSAEIWEYTPSEVIAMVKADMRDEVLSSSSMWRCLSCYFCTVRCPRDVEPTSLFHALESLAVKHGYKPKGTTTPVVYDNFVKSIKSNGRVSEFRMMLGYYLSTNPFAALGMTSVALKLLSHGRMPLSARKIKGKKDLDLIIKKLNEIRGDQ from the coding sequence ATGGAAAAAACTCTAGCTAAAGATTTTGCAAGCGAGGTTAGCCAGGTTCCCGGCGGCGAGGGTGTGTATATGTGCATGCAATGCGGCACGTGTACTGCATCTTGTCCGAGTGCGGAGATCTGGGAATATACCCCTTCGGAAGTAATAGCTATGGTGAAAGCCGATATGCGCGACGAAGTCCTTTCCAGCAGTTCAATGTGGCGTTGTCTTTCTTGCTATTTCTGCACCGTACGTTGTCCCAGAGATGTGGAGCCGACAAGTTTGTTCCATGCACTCGAATCGCTGGCGGTGAAGCATGGGTACAAGCCAAAAGGCACAACAACACCGGTTGTGTACGACAACTTTGTGAAGTCGATCAAAAGCAATGGCAGGGTAAGCGAGTTTCGAATGATGTTGGGGTATTACCTCTCAACCAATCCTTTTGCCGCTTTGGGAATGACTTCGGTGGCACTAAAACTTCTGTCGCATGGACGCATGCCGCTTTCGGCCAGGAAAATCAAAGGTAAAAAAGACCTTGACCTAATTATCAAAAAACTGAATGAAATTAGAGGTGACCAATGA
- a CDS encoding FmdE family protein, producing the protein MAVSAKEIEDFYYFIDKIAEFHGHVCVGIAMGTKSALAAMRVLGFDPYVKKHKDLIVYVETDRCMTDAVQGVTGCGLGKRSLKHVDYGKFAATFVKLSTGEAYRVTTTKDFDKNLSVDEVLKIVSETPDEEMLKLERVKVDIPENDLPGAAKARAVCTKCGERVMDGRAVFEDDKPYCKACLYGAYYKTQE; encoded by the coding sequence ATGGCTGTTAGTGCAAAAGAAATCGAAGATTTTTATTATTTTATTGACAAAATTGCGGAATTCCACGGACACGTCTGCGTCGGTATCGCGATGGGTACCAAATCCGCCCTGGCAGCAATGCGCGTGCTGGGTTTTGACCCGTATGTCAAAAAGCACAAGGATTTGATTGTATATGTCGAAACCGACCGCTGTATGACCGATGCCGTACAAGGCGTTACCGGTTGCGGGCTTGGTAAAAGATCCCTTAAACATGTGGACTACGGCAAATTTGCCGCCACTTTCGTTAAGTTATCCACCGGTGAAGCCTATCGCGTAACAACCACCAAAGATTTTGATAAAAACCTTTCGGTAGATGAAGTTCTTAAAATAGTATCTGAAACCCCGGATGAAGAAATGTTAAAACTGGAAAGAGTAAAAGTAGATATCCCCGAAAATGACCTGCCCGGAGCCGCAAAAGCAAGGGCGGTATGTACCAAGTGCGGAGAAAGGGTAATGGACGGCCGGGCAGTATTTGAAGATGATAAACCTTATTGCAAGGCCTGCCTCTACGGGGCTTATTATAAAACGCAAGAATAA
- a CDS encoding class I SAM-dependent methyltransferase, giving the protein MDYIHIKDIDWDGLWQKQAGHVIKTSDEAAAFWDRRAHYYEKNVGRNTYVDELLKRMEIPASCSVLDVGGGSGLLAVPIAQKARLVTVLDISNGMLSLLKNKLEEAKISNITVINKNWYETDVNSEIDPHDIVLASRFLPMGDKLEASLENMNTVALKRCYVTWRANSFDKVEAESARLLGKEYKRYPEYPIILNCLYKMGIKAGVEIFKSESEMCFDNLDDALRHFSKNSPMSDITSTDYKDFVRSLLVEKDGKYYRYSATEWALISWEARKRDV; this is encoded by the coding sequence ATGGATTATATCCACATAAAGGATATTGATTGGGACGGTCTTTGGCAAAAACAAGCCGGACATGTCATCAAGACAAGCGATGAAGCCGCTGCATTTTGGGACCGAAGGGCTCACTATTATGAAAAGAATGTCGGTCGCAATACTTATGTAGACGAGCTTTTAAAAAGAATGGAAATTCCCGCAAGTTGTTCCGTCCTGGATGTCGGCGGCGGCAGCGGTCTTCTGGCCGTACCCATTGCACAAAAAGCAAGGCTTGTAACCGTGCTGGATATTTCCAACGGTATGCTCAGCCTTTTAAAAAACAAATTGGAAGAAGCAAAAATCTCAAATATAACCGTTATCAATAAAAATTGGTACGAGACAGATGTAAACTCGGAAATTGACCCCCACGATATAGTACTGGCCTCACGTTTTCTGCCGATGGGCGATAAACTTGAAGCTTCATTGGAAAATATGAATACCGTTGCACTCAAACGATGTTATGTAACATGGCGAGCCAACAGTTTTGACAAGGTTGAAGCGGAATCCGCGCGCCTGCTGGGCAAAGAATATAAACGTTACCCCGAATACCCGATTATCTTGAACTGCCTTTATAAAATGGGGATTAAGGCAGGGGTGGAAATTTTTAAATCCGAATCTGAAATGTGTTTTGATAATTTAGATGATGCCCTCAGACATTTTTCCAAAAACTCACCGATGTCTGATATAACCTCGACAGATTATAAAGATTTTGTAAGATCGCTCCTTGTCGAAAAAGACGGGAAATATTACCGATACTCTGCCACCGAATGGGCATTGATTTCATGGGAAGCCCGAAAAAGAGATGTTTAA
- a CDS encoding TatD family hydrolase: MFKLIDTHAHIDEVEDIDNVITQAKSNNVAAIVALGMSLTSNRRVLELAAKYPAYVYPAMGLFPSNIADADFAENMRFIQDNIGETIGIGEIGLDYSKRVKEKASKETQKSVFKELLELAKQHHKPALIHSRYSWRDCLELTQAIGIKKAIFHWYTGPLDILEKIIDCGYFISASPAAEYFEEHRKAIQAAPLENIVLETDTPVTYRYGTEFAYESRPSDILRTLNAVSEIKNIDKNIVAETVFKNTQKIFEISV; the protein is encoded by the coding sequence ATGTTTAAATTAATAGATACTCACGCACATATTGATGAAGTCGAAGATATTGATAATGTTATTACTCAAGCCAAGAGCAATAACGTTGCAGCAATCGTTGCCCTTGGAATGTCTTTAACATCTAACCGAAGGGTTTTGGAGCTTGCCGCAAAATACCCTGCCTATGTATACCCTGCCATGGGGCTGTTCCCTTCCAATATTGCCGATGCGGATTTTGCGGAAAACATGCGCTTTATACAAGATAATATCGGTGAAACAATCGGTATCGGCGAAATCGGGTTGGATTACAGTAAAAGGGTTAAAGAAAAAGCCTCCAAAGAAACTCAAAAAAGTGTTTTTAAAGAACTTTTGGAACTTGCCAAGCAGCATCACAAACCGGCGCTAATCCATTCGAGATATTCATGGCGCGACTGCCTTGAACTAACACAGGCAATCGGAATTAAAAAAGCGATCTTTCATTGGTACACCGGACCGTTAGATATTTTAGAAAAGATTATTGATTGCGGGTACTTTATTTCCGCAAGCCCCGCCGCCGAATACTTTGAGGAACATCGAAAAGCGATTCAAGCCGCCCCGTTGGAGAATATCGTCTTGGAAACCGATACCCCGGTAACTTATCGTTACGGAACCGAATTCGCATACGAATCCCGCCCGTCCGATATATTAAGAACGCTGAATGCCGTATCCGAAATTAAAAATATCGATAAGAATATCGTTGCCGAAACTGTTTTTAAAAATACCCAGAAAATATTCGAAATTTCCGTTTAA
- a CDS encoding polyprenyl synthetase family protein gives MAPWVLLPLIACESVGGNGKQAIPLCAALQFFIAAGDVFDDVEDDDSPLALSVKYGTAITNNIATTLLVLGEKAIASLKIKGVSDSKTIKIADTVNSYYLTACFGQHKDLSCSGKIDITEEEYLEILSQKSASQIECACHAGVLLATENTDLLDPLKEFGYNLGMMAQITNDISGIIYQKDILNREITFPVIFALSQAESPIRDELKKYYQNQTDNKLTAEQVSKILFDTGAMHYSLIIKESYRTLAANAVEKAEKYGADPKRLREFLK, from the coding sequence GTGGCTCCATGGGTTCTGTTGCCCCTGATTGCCTGTGAATCCGTCGGCGGTAACGGAAAACAAGCAATACCGCTTTGCGCCGCGCTGCAGTTTTTTATTGCCGCCGGCGATGTTTTTGACGATGTCGAGGATGACGATTCCCCTTTAGCGCTTTCCGTAAAGTACGGTACCGCAATAACCAATAATATCGCAACAACTTTATTGGTGTTGGGAGAAAAAGCAATTGCAAGCCTTAAAATTAAAGGCGTTTCAGATTCTAAAACAATAAAAATCGCGGATACAGTTAACTCTTACTATTTAACCGCTTGTTTCGGTCAGCATAAAGATTTATCTTGTTCGGGGAAAATCGATATAACCGAAGAAGAATACCTTGAAATCTTAAGCCAAAAATCGGCATCTCAAATAGAATGCGCCTGCCATGCGGGGGTTCTGCTGGCAACCGAAAACACGGATTTACTTGACCCGTTAAAAGAATTCGGCTACAACTTGGGAATGATGGCACAAATAACAAATGACATCAGCGGAATTATTTACCAAAAAGATATTCTAAACAGGGAAATAACTTTCCCCGTCATATTTGCCTTATCTCAAGCCGAAAGCCCGATTCGTGATGAACTGAAGAAATATTACCAAAACCAAACGGATAATAAGCTTACCGCGGAGCAAGTTTCAAAAATACTTTTCGATACCGGTGCCATGCACTATTCATTAATTATCAAGGAATCCTATCGAACGCTGGCTGCAAATGCCGTTGAAAAAGCGGAAAAATACGGTGCCGATCCAAAAAGGTTACGGGAGTTTTTAAAATGA
- a CDS encoding ATP-binding protein: MSSKQHQTGKSVFLNLLKNKRTLAVVALSLVAIIIGLALFFVSINKPYIGVSLHITEDGWVVQDLYSSSLAEEAGIKIGDKPIEINGQPADVFLQAFEKQKQFLGIGLTDLVVENSAGQIISVSVYDTPPPVKYILENIPFLLICLVFWFVGFYVYINKPKSTVSLLLLLSSLAFGWAVIGNVAATAQITVAIHMAVIGTTLGPWLLFHFLLVLPEERSKLRDNHRLLLIYIPAILTLILYPFIGFANNEPTILFRSIRSIELFAAFLAIIIVSIYNYTSAVSPRTRQQMKLLLYSCIVAVLPFLLLSLLPLVFTNEILIPIGYTVIFTAAIPIGIGYSITTRKLLDISVFINRHVVYGLISIIIALVFTGFIIPILLFLPTMTVVEAILISLVLGFVASGLFGPLKITITAIIDKFFYKDKYDYYKVLRELSSSLNAIADISTGSTLIINVLAERIRLNGACLIIKNKSGEHTFAASTGVFNKEKQQKQILELLLNKTAHIMFPDSAVMVNPEIAFLVPLVADKEEIGYICLSPKTTEQRYTSDDLFLIQALAPVAAVSLRSWLLTADYIAEQKQTQARLLQEAETWQTTFDAIPMPISLQSNDFKILRVNKAFSELFAIAPQDVIGKHCYEIVHESSFPIPNCPQAKMLKDSQKTTIEVYHNDFDEYFEVTVSPIKDADGVIDGAVHIMRNITQVKKAEEEKRILQEKAEISGRLALVGEMAAGIAHEINNPLTGVIGFSDMLLEKDMPPDMKEHVKIIAESSHRVADIIKRLLTFSRQHKPMKTVANINSLIDNILHMRSYVLKSDNINVVTEYDQTLPLIEMDPGQIQQVFLNLIINAEYAVKKADRRGELVVKTAKLDNKVRISLQDNGTGISEETKKRLFQPFFTTKPVGEGTGLGLSLSHSIITEHGGTLSVESEPGEGATFIIELPITNHYAQNTSSDPPLPEDDPQNPIKTSILVVDDEITVRQFIKSSLSDTQYSVDTAANPVDALQIMREKNYDIIILDIRMPNMNGQELYKKIIEIKPQMSQRVIFITGDLFNTDVKNFLEMHNLPSISKPFDRETLEEKIKDVLS, encoded by the coding sequence ATGAGCTCAAAGCAACACCAGACCGGTAAATCTGTTTTTTTAAACTTGTTAAAAAACAAGCGGACTTTGGCCGTTGTTGCTTTGAGCTTGGTTGCTATAATCATCGGCTTAGCGCTCTTTTTTGTTAGTATTAACAAGCCTTATATCGGGGTTTCTTTGCATATAACCGAAGACGGTTGGGTTGTTCAGGATTTGTATTCAAGCAGCCTTGCCGAAGAAGCGGGGATAAAAATAGGTGATAAACCGATTGAGATTAACGGACAACCGGCAGATGTTTTTTTACAGGCATTCGAAAAACAAAAACAATTTCTCGGAATCGGGCTAACCGATTTAGTTGTTGAAAACAGCGCAGGGCAAATAATCTCCGTAAGTGTCTATGACACGCCACCGCCGGTAAAATACATCTTGGAAAATATTCCCTTTCTGTTAATCTGCCTCGTCTTTTGGTTTGTAGGTTTTTATGTTTATATCAACAAACCCAAAAGCACAGTTTCCCTTCTCTTACTGCTAAGTTCGTTGGCATTCGGTTGGGCGGTAATCGGAAATGTAGCCGCAACGGCACAAATTACAGTTGCCATTCATATGGCTGTAATCGGAACCACCCTAGGCCCTTGGTTATTGTTCCACTTCCTTTTAGTTTTACCCGAAGAACGAAGCAAACTAAGGGATAATCATCGCCTTCTTTTAATTTATATTCCGGCGATTCTGACATTGATTCTGTATCCTTTTATCGGCTTTGCCAACAATGAACCGACAATCCTGTTCCGTTCAATAAGATCAATAGAACTGTTCGCCGCTTTTCTGGCGATTATAATTGTATCTATTTACAACTATACCAGCGCCGTTTCGCCGAGAACACGCCAACAAATGAAGTTATTGTTATACTCCTGTATTGTTGCCGTTCTCCCGTTTTTGTTATTAAGTTTACTGCCGTTGGTGTTTACCAATGAAATCTTAATCCCCATCGGCTACACCGTTATTTTCACTGCGGCGATACCGATCGGCATCGGCTATTCCATAACAACACGCAAACTTTTGGATATCAGCGTATTTATTAACCGCCATGTCGTATACGGGCTTATTTCAATTATTATCGCGCTTGTTTTTACCGGTTTTATCATCCCAATCCTGCTTTTTTTGCCAACGATGACAGTGGTTGAAGCCATTTTAATATCTTTGGTGTTGGGGTTTGTAGCCAGCGGGCTTTTCGGACCGCTAAAAATAACAATCACAGCAATAATAGATAAGTTTTTCTATAAAGATAAGTACGATTATTATAAAGTCCTCAGAGAATTAAGTTCATCCCTTAATGCAATCGCCGATATCAGTACCGGCTCTACGCTTATTATTAACGTCCTTGCCGAAAGAATTCGTCTTAACGGGGCTTGCCTGATTATTAAAAACAAAAGCGGAGAACACACTTTCGCCGCCTCAACCGGCGTGTTTAATAAAGAAAAACAACAAAAACAAATCTTGGAATTACTTTTAAACAAAACCGCTCATATTATGTTCCCCGATTCGGCTGTCATGGTAAATCCGGAGATTGCGTTTTTGGTTCCGCTGGTTGCCGACAAAGAAGAAATCGGTTATATCTGCTTATCCCCCAAAACTACCGAGCAGCGTTATACATCGGACGACCTGTTTTTAATCCAAGCGCTGGCGCCCGTTGCCGCGGTCTCTCTCAGAAGTTGGCTCTTAACGGCGGATTATATTGCCGAACAAAAGCAAACTCAGGCAAGGCTGTTACAGGAAGCGGAAACTTGGCAAACAACTTTCGATGCAATCCCGATGCCGATATCTTTACAAAGCAACGATTTCAAAATACTGCGCGTCAATAAAGCCTTTTCCGAGCTTTTCGCGATAGCCCCACAGGACGTTATCGGCAAGCATTGTTACGAAATTGTCCACGAAAGCAGTTTCCCGATTCCCAATTGCCCTCAAGCTAAAATGCTCAAAGATAGCCAAAAAACAACAATCGAAGTCTATCATAACGATTTTGACGAGTATTTTGAGGTAACCGTATCGCCGATTAAGGACGCCGACGGCGTAATCGACGGCGCAGTCCATATCATGAGAAATATTACGCAAGTCAAAAAGGCGGAAGAAGAAAAACGAATCCTGCAAGAAAAAGCGGAAATTTCGGGGCGGCTGGCTTTGGTCGGAGAAATGGCAGCCGGTATTGCCCACGAAATCAATAACCCGCTCACCGGCGTTATCGGATTTTCGGATATGCTGCTTGAAAAAGATATGCCGCCCGATATGAAAGAGCACGTCAAAATTATCGCTGAAAGCAGTCACAGGGTAGCCGATATTATTAAACGGCTGTTAACCTTTTCGCGCCAACACAAACCGATGAAAACAGTTGCCAATATTAACAGTTTAATTGATAACATATTACATATGCGCAGTTATGTCCTTAAAAGCGACAACATCAATGTCGTTACGGAGTACGACCAAACCCTGCCGCTGATTGAAATGGATCCCGGGCAAATACAGCAAGTCTTTTTAAATCTGATAATCAATGCCGAATATGCGGTTAAAAAAGCCGACAGACGCGGTGAGCTGGTCGTTAAAACCGCCAAATTGGACAATAAAGTACGCATATCGCTCCAGGATAACGGCACCGGCATTTCAGAAGAAACCAAAAAACGTCTGTTCCAGCCGTTTTTTACCACCAAGCCGGTCGGCGAAGGCACCGGTTTAGGTTTAAGCCTCTCTCATTCAATAATAACCGAACACGGCGGAACCCTCTCTGTTGAGAGCGAACCGGGAGAAGGGGCAACGTTTATAATCGAACTGCCGATTACCAACCATTATGCGCAAAATACATCTTCCGACCCGCCCCTGCCGGAAGACGACCCGCAAAATCCCATCAAAACATCAATACTGGTTGTTGACGACGAAATTACGGTCAGGCAGTTTATAAAATCATCTTTAAGTGATACCCAATATTCCGTAGATACCGCCGCCAACCCTGTCGATGCGCTGCAAATAATGCGAGAAAAAAACTACGATATAATTATTTTAGATATTCGAATGCCCAATATGAACGGCCAGGAATTATACAAAAAAATAATCGAGATCAAGCCTCAGATGTCGCAAAGGGTTATTTTTATTACCGGCGACTTATTTAATACCGATGTCAAAAACTTCCTCGAAATGCATAATTTACCGTCAATCAGCAAGCCTTTCGATAGGGAAACGCTGGAAGAAAAAATAAAAGATGTTTTAAGTTAA
- a CDS encoding right-handed parallel beta-helix repeat-containing protein, translated as MLKRKIINSLLALVLLFSLGAVAALPVIADGGGGGEPAGNVLNVSNWTAPTSVTGTATPTGRQATIKVGSTYHMWYSADEATLYYTSSTNPATDFAASASCSFTGGDPANVGSVTVFKEGATFYMITYGANEKKFAIYTSPDGIAWTFKRVVLAGEGSFDKIDGPFLMKDGNVYRLYFQARETSSVKYSIYSASYNGSSLSDEGIFESPIKILQCGELGKWGQTLMHPAVVKDGDMYYMWFSSHDGKSSQQQIGFASSEDGTTWVNSPGNPIILQVTPHYGFAEPSVIKDGDIWRIWYTSKDASSVKYMEAAGPFEFSSIQAAINAAEDGDTIQVAAGTYNLTEPIVVNKKVTLTGNTTAPETVVLNAPTDGDDREVFQVLSDDVTIQGFTIQGSKDIQKGGSWNSNPGIAVGGDKLMLVNKPTGATEYTFNYWGFAVKNINILNNIITNNSYGIFLFHSQNVVIEGNKIYNNTRDANTWSGKGIAIYTSKDMADPSKVSSGTVLPHTNNITINDNEIYGNKLYGIELNHSEAYHGGTGGPFDVNVKITNNTIHDNSGPLDALGGALDYSRGISANGNETNVTVTGNVIYGHTASAGARFSPTNAGIRLNNSHGWTIQDNEIYGNMRGIYAYGTSTNITINAGLLGPNLIYDNAQGICVSDGTVGTVNGNNIYDNDVNTWTSDGINPAGVINGGSNELDATNNWWGDASGPKATSNPDGAGNAVSDNVNFDPWLGAIPVDDPFSGDLDLTGALSYSVNGDGEVLETVAATTDDEKFSITIPAGTTAKDEDGNPLAGFTVNTTEPEEFVGNPPANANSIGTIYEWGPAGATFDPFIIFEFKYEYQLGMDEDNLVVMYYDGSEWVALENCEVDKINKIVTAYVTHFTPFSLFLSGTVTTGTTTTTTGTTTTGTTTATTSTVTSTATSTSTTTSTSTQTASGGTTTYTTTIVQTLIVPQTVVQTVTEPTTVTQPGKTVTQTETKISEITTTKQQTLPASISTTTATQTVVQTDEVINWPMVAIIGMISLLIGALVVVIFTRRV; from the coding sequence ATGCTAAAAAGGAAGATTATTAATTCCCTGCTTGCGCTCGTATTGCTGTTTAGCCTCGGAGCTGTTGCAGCGTTACCGGTAATAGCAGATGGAGGCGGAGGCGGAGAGCCTGCCGGGAATGTATTAAATGTGTCGAATTGGACAGCACCAACCAGTGTTACCGGCACTGCAACCCCAACCGGCCGCCAGGCAACGATTAAAGTCGGTAGCACATACCATATGTGGTATTCTGCTGACGAAGCCACGCTTTATTACACCTCGTCAACAAACCCTGCGACAGACTTTGCCGCAAGTGCATCGTGTAGCTTCACCGGAGGCGACCCTGCAAATGTCGGCAGTGTTACCGTCTTTAAAGAAGGTGCCACTTTCTACATGATTACCTACGGTGCAAATGAGAAAAAATTCGCCATTTATACTTCACCCGATGGAATAGCTTGGACTTTTAAAAGAGTAGTCCTAGCTGGCGAGGGTTCATTTGACAAAATTGATGGCCCCTTCCTTATGAAGGATGGAAATGTTTATCGTCTTTATTTCCAAGCTAGAGAAACAAGCTCAGTTAAATATTCTATATATTCTGCCAGTTACAATGGCTCCAGCTTATCAGATGAAGGTATTTTTGAGAGCCCCATAAAAATTTTACAATGTGGAGAATTAGGTAAGTGGGGACAGACCTTAATGCATCCGGCTGTTGTTAAAGACGGCGATATGTATTACATGTGGTTCAGTTCACATGATGGTAAGAGTTCTCAGCAACAAATCGGCTTTGCGTCCTCGGAAGACGGCACAACTTGGGTCAATAGCCCCGGCAATCCAATTATTCTTCAAGTAACCCCTCACTACGGATTTGCCGAACCATCCGTTATTAAAGACGGCGATATTTGGCGTATATGGTATACATCAAAAGATGCATCATCGGTAAAATACATGGAAGCTGCCGGACCCTTTGAATTTTCTTCTATCCAAGCAGCCATCAATGCCGCTGAAGACGGCGATACTATTCAGGTGGCAGCGGGTACGTATAACTTAACTGAACCCATCGTCGTTAATAAAAAGGTAACCCTTACCGGAAATACAACGGCTCCGGAAACAGTTGTCCTTAATGCCCCGACAGACGGCGATGACCGTGAAGTATTCCAAGTATTATCCGACGATGTTACCATCCAAGGGTTCACTATCCAAGGCTCAAAAGATATCCAAAAAGGTGGTTCTTGGAACTCTAACCCCGGTATCGCTGTCGGCGGCGATAAGCTGATGCTTGTTAATAAACCTACCGGCGCCACCGAATATACTTTCAATTACTGGGGCTTTGCCGTTAAAAATATAAATATCCTTAATAACATAATTACGAATAACAGTTACGGCATTTTCCTTTTCCATTCACAGAATGTCGTTATTGAAGGAAATAAAATTTATAACAACACCCGTGATGCCAATACATGGTCCGGAAAAGGTATTGCAATATACACCAGTAAAGACATGGCAGACCCAAGTAAAGTTAGCAGCGGAACTGTATTACCGCACACTAACAACATTACAATCAACGACAACGAAATCTATGGAAATAAGCTTTACGGAATTGAACTCAACCACTCAGAGGCATACCATGGCGGTACGGGCGGACCGTTTGATGTTAACGTAAAAATAACCAACAACACAATACACGATAACAGCGGACCGTTGGACGCATTGGGTGGAGCGCTTGACTATTCTCGAGGTATTTCAGCTAACGGAAATGAAACTAATGTTACGGTAACAGGCAATGTCATCTATGGCCATACCGCGAGTGCCGGTGCCAGATTTAGTCCTACCAATGCCGGAATACGGTTGAATAACAGCCATGGCTGGACAATTCAAGATAATGAGATTTACGGTAATATGCGTGGCATATATGCGTACGGAACTTCTACAAATATAACCATAAATGCAGGCTTGCTTGGTCCTAACCTTATTTACGATAACGCCCAAGGCATTTGCGTGTCAGATGGCACCGTCGGAACGGTCAACGGAAATAATATCTACGATAACGATGTGAACACATGGACTTCTGACGGTATTAATCCTGCCGGTGTTATTAACGGCGGTAGTAATGAACTTGACGCCACCAATAACTGGTGGGGGGATGCCAGCGGACCGAAAGCAACATCCAACCCCGATGGTGCAGGCAACGCAGTTTCCGATAATGTCAATTTTGACCCTTGGTTAGGTGCTATTCCGGTAGATGATCCGTTTAGCGGCGATTTAGACCTTACCGGCGCTTTAAGCTATTCAGTAAATGGTGACGGCGAAGTTCTGGAAACGGTAGCAGCAACTACCGATGATGAGAAGTTCAGCATTACAATCCCTGCAGGAACCACCGCAAAAGACGAAGATGGTAATCCTTTAGCCGGGTTTACAGTCAACACAACCGAACCCGAAGAATTTGTAGGCAATCCGCCCGCAAACGCAAATTCTATCGGCACTATTTACGAGTGGGGTCCTGCAGGCGCAACATTTGACCCCTTCATCATATTCGAATTTAAATATGAATACCAATTGGGGATGGACGAAGATAATCTGGTTGTAATGTATTATGACGGCAGTGAATGGGTAGCACTTGAGAATTGTGAAGTTGACAAAATAAATAAGATTGTAACAGCTTATGTTACTCACTTTACCCCATTCTCACTGTTCTTATCCGGAACAGTTACAACCGGAACTACTACTACTACTACCGGAACTACTACTACCGGGACGACTACCGCTACAACTTCTACTGTTACTTCAACGGCTACAAGTACATCAACAACCACAAGCACGTCAACCCAAACAGCCTCGGGCGGTACGACAACTTATACAACTACAATTGTCCAAACCCTAATAGTTCCGCAAACAGTGGTACAAACCGTTACTGAGCCGACAACGGTAACACAACCCGGTAAAACAGTTACCCAAACCGAAACCAAAATTTCGGAAATAACGACTACTAAACAGCAAACATTACCGGCATCAATATCGACAACTACCGCCACGCAAACCGTGGTTCAAACGGATGAAGTCATAAACTGGCCGATGGTCGCTATAATCGGCATGATTTCCCTGCTAATCGGCGCGCTGGTAGTGGTAATCTTTACAAGACGCGTCTAA